Proteins encoded by one window of Pseudochaenichthys georgianus chromosome 9, fPseGeo1.2, whole genome shotgun sequence:
- the LOC117453017 gene encoding calponin homology domain-containing protein DDB_G0272472-like, translated as MAEEGSKDEERALLVTQINSLDEQHRRYLECDVVDKHNEDMTSLCDALRVDQSQSCYRLRRFNLIKEKKEDELEDEQQTQQQAAGQQSMAMELQHSKHMQKLKDQRDSLHSVKRMTAEKLVRLNELDLLKEKVLSEKLKHQAAIHCLNDSLDETDECANKQRQDTLERRIMEKTSWILRRDRARHSKQLESLQFLILEESSLLKEEADLERRFSDLHLWRRQLKKDHEIALKSLINSKEEKTQVSNVLMKMQMKQKKAITTENKQNKALRKRAPMNFPSKDGSDPTREQLQKERSRIGKLETIMQDGDIFVNQIMTGSEKSGWKTQWLLETLISLCPPTLGERPRPQRPAQKEPRKAKHEDHIQSHLAGAEPEAD; from the exons ATGGCCGAGGAAGGATCTAAGGACGAAGAGAGGGCGTTATTAGTGACACAAATCAACTCTCTGGATGAGCAGCACCGGAG ATATCTTGAGTGTGACGTGGTGGACAAACACAATGAGGACATGACCTCTCTGTGCGACGCTCTGCGAGTGGACCAAAGCCAAAGCTGTTATCGACTGAGACGCTTTAACCTTATCAAagagaagaaggaggacgagctgGAGGACGAGCAGCAGACCCAGCAGCAGGCTGCCGGACAGCAGTCAATGGCCATGGAGCTGCAGCACAGCAAGCACATGCAGAAGCTGAAGGACCAGAGGGACAGCCTGCACTCAGTGAAAAGAATGACGG CGGAAAAGCTTGTGAGGCTAAATGAGCTGGACCTTCTGAAGGAAAAGGTGCTCAGTGAGAAACTGAAGCATCAAGCTGCCATCCACTGCTTGAATGACAGCTTGGATGAGACTGATGAATGTGCGAATAAGCAGAGGCAGGACACACTGGAACGTCGCATTATGGAAAAAACCTCCTGGATTCTTAGGAGGGACAGAGCTAGGCATAGCAAGCAGCTGGAAAGCCTCCAGTTTCTTATTCTCGAAGAATCATCATTGTTGAAGGAGGAAGCGGACCTGGAAAGAAGATTCTCTGATCTTCATCTGTGGAGGAGGCAACTCAAGAAAGATCATGAGATTGCCCTGAAGAGCTTAATTAACTCTAAAGAG GAGAAGACCCAGGTGAGCAATGTGTTGATGAAAATGCAGATGAAGCAAAAGAAGGCCATCACCACTGAGAATAAACAGAACAAGGCTCTCAG AAAGCGTGCACCAATGAACTTTCCAAGCAAAGACGGGTCCGATCCAACGAGGGAACAGCTTCAGAAGGAGAGGAGCAGGATAGGGAAACTGGAGACCATCATGCAGGATGGAGACATCTTTGTGAACCAAATCATGACG GGCTCAGAGAAGTCTGGGTGGAAGACACAGTGGCTGCTGGAGACCCTGATTAGCCTCTGCCCTCCGACCCTTGGAGAGCGGCCCCGACCTCAAAGACCCGCCCAGAAAGAACCTCGGAAAGCAAAACACGAGGACCACATCCAGAGCCATCTGGCTGGAGCAGAGCCAGAAGCAGATTAG